ccatgtctcaaatcctttaacctgtctcctccccttcatctacattgattgaagtagatttaacaagtgacatataTAAGGGATCATAACTGTCACCAGGTcagtttgtcatggaaagagcaggtgttcctaatgttttgtacactcccgGTATAAATACAAGTACCTACAGATGTTGCTAAAATGTGAGTTTTTCtccgcctttctctctctctctgtcggccCACTAGAGGAGAGTAGTGTGGAGGCCTCCTGGCTTCGTGGTAATGACAGCCTCCAGACACCGGGGGCGCTAACCACCCCTCAGCTCACCTCCACCGTCCTCAGAGAAAACCCACGGCAGGCAGCGGACACACACCTACCTGACCACGACTCTGAACCTGGCTCAGAGAACGACTATGTACacaagtaagtgtgtgtgtgtacgcacgtgcactgtgtgtttgtgtgtgtgtgtaaccctcTCCTCTGCAGTCCCCAGATGCAGATGTCTTGGCTAGGCCAACAGAAGATGGAGGACAGCAGGAAGGATAGAACAGCCATGAACTACATGAAGGCCCGCAACCAGACTGTCAGACAaactgtgtacgtgtgtgcgtgtctagtgtgtgtgtgcgtgtgtgcgtgtctagtgtgtgtgtgtgtgtgtagtgcgtgtctagtgtgtgtgtgtgtgtgtagtgcgtgtctagtgtgtgtgtgtgtgtgtagtgcgtgtctagtgtgtgtgtgtgtagtgcgtgtctagtgtgtgtgtgtgtctagtgtgtgtgtgtagtgcgtgtctagtgtgtgtgtgtgtagtgcgtgtctagtgtgtgtgcgtgtctagtgtgtgtgtgtgtagtgcgtgtctagtgtgtgtgcgtgtctagtgtgtgtgtgtgtagtgcgtgtctagtgtgtgtagtgcgtgtctagtgtgtgtgtgcgtgtctagtgtgtgtgtgtgtgtgtgtgtgtagtgcgtgtctagtgtgtgtagtgtgtctagtgtgtgtgtgcgtgtctagtgtgtgtgtgcgtgtgtgtgtgcgtgtctagtgtgtgtgtgtgcgtgtgtctagtgtgtgtgcgtgcgtgtctagtgtgtgcgcgcgtgtctagtgtgtgtctagtgtgtgcgcgcgcgtgtctagtgtgtgcgcgcgcgtgtctagtgtgtgcgcgcgtgtctagtgtgtgcgcgcgtgtctagtgtgtgcgcgcgtgtctagtgtgtgcgcgcgtgtctagtgtgtgcgcgcgcgtgtctAGTGTGTGCGCGCGTctagtgtgtgtgcgcgcgcatgtctagtgtgtgcgcgcacatgtctagtgtgtgcgcgcgcgtgtctagtgtgtgtctagtgtgtgcgcgcgtgtctaGTGTGTGCGCGCGtctagtgtgtgtctagtgtgtgcgcgcgtgtctagtgtgtgcgcgcgtgtctagtgtgtgcgcgcgtgtctaGTGtgcgtgtctagtgtgtgtgcgtCTAGTGTCTAGTGTGTGCGTGTctagtgcgtgtgtgcgtgtctagTGCGTGTCTAGTGTGTGCATGTCTAGTGTGtgcgtgtctagtgtgtgtgcgtgtcgtgtctagtgtgtgtgcgtgtcgtgtctagtgtctagtgtctagtgtgtgtgcgtgtctagtgtgtgtgtgtgtgcgtgtctagtgtgtgtgtgcgtgtctagtgtgtgtgcgtgtctagtGTGtgcgtgtctagtgtgtgtgtgtgtactgacccccccacctctctctctctagtcgtggtctGATGGAGGATGACGCAGAGCCAATCTTTGAGGACGTCATGATGTCATCGCGAGGTCAACTGGAGGACATGAACGAGGAGTTCGAAGACACCATGGTCATCGACCTGgtcagtgacatcacttcctgtctGTCGTGTTTGATTCGATTGTCAATTCTGTTGTGTAATTCGTCCAGTGTCTATCGCTTCATTTGTTGATTCTTGCGTTCTGTCGTTCCAGCCTCCCTCCAGGAACAGACGTGAGAGGGCGGAGCTCAGACCAGACTTCTTCGACTCAGCAGCCATGATCGAGGACGAGTCGGTAAGcagaacacacactcactcagcctTGCAGTGGTAAACCAGTGTGACCCTAAGACATCTAAAACATGATCCACGATGATATGTCATTTAACGACATCTCTTTCGTCCGTTATCCCAGGGTTTCACCATGCCCATGTTCTGATCCAGTGTTCCTGATCCTTCCTGGAAGGGGGAGGGGCCTTCGACAGGATGAGCTGTCAATCAAACTTCAGACTGTCTGTCAGAACTTTTATCACACACACTTGAACACCCAGACGAACTCTGATCAGCCAGTTGacggccttgtgtgtgtgtgtgtgtgtggatctgttgggatcTACCCTGAAGCTCCAGGGATCCACTCACTGACCGGCCGAAGGATCCCACTCAACCCTGAGAATTTCGGACAAAATATCGTACATAGAGAAGATCTTTTATCGTTCAGtggatgtgtgggtgtgttggcTACAAACCGAACAGAATATCGGACAAAACATTGTTCCGCATTTCTTTTAAAATATTGTAAACTTTCGGCCCTTCCTTCCTGACTTCTTTTAACTTCCTGTTATTGTTAGCGTTCTGGCTAATCTCTCCGCTAGCTCTGTGGTACTCATGGCCCTGTGCGCCCGGCTATACAGTCCCCCATGCCACACAGTTGTATGGTTGTTGCGTTCCACTTCCGACGTCATGTATAGACCCCCCCCAGATGGAACTTGATATTTAATGTGATAAATCTTTACTCTCTCACTCCtgtctctctttactctctcttccctttcaATAGTGTTGAGAATATCCTGTATTTGGTTTTATTGGCAAATGCACCAAACAGCGAGCAATGGGACCAGAACTAGAAGAGTTCTCATTGGCCATACAAGAGGCTGTGACATCATAGCCAAATCCCAAGCCACTCCCCATCAGAGCTTCAGACAGACACACGGTGGAATCGCGGCTTTTTAAAgacaaatatattttgaatttcaGTAGCTTTAGTACAAAGTTTTAAATGAAGtgagtttttaaaatgttttgtctGATTTATTTGTTTGTACAGTTATCTTTCTGAAAAAGTATCTTGTTTGTTGCCAAACGGTTGCCTAAATGCTTATATCTGATTAGTCCCTACTGCTCAGGCTGTTGCCATGGATACCCAGCCTGTTAAGCGCCATATAAGGGTGTGTCCAGTGCAACCACAGATAGTTGTGCAGGCTCAGTCTAAAGTGACTTCCTTTTCATCTGCACTGATGAGGAAGACCTGGACAGGTAACTGCTAATATCCAGTAGCCTTCTACCATATTCATTTTGCCTGTGCTCTTTTCAGATCAGTGCATATGAAGGTGGAGactacccctctagtcttatgTGGCTGTAGTTACACATAACAGTTGATTGGTTGTCTTATCACTTTGACCCACCCCTATTGTTCTTCTACTGGCTGGTTAAGCTGCCCTTCTGTAAATATCAGAGATGATTGGTTCTTTCTGTAGCGATGGCATCACCTGCCCTTTAACCTTCTAAAAtactgtgtttttttttcttcctgtgaACTTGTTGATCTTATCttttttaaataaatcaaatctgtAATCTAATCctggattgtgtgttttggacTGGTTCTAAGACTCCATACAGTgcctacggaaagtattcagaccccttgacttttcacattttgttacgttacagccttattacaaaatgtattaaatgttgcCCTtatcaaagtgaaaacaggttgacatttttgcacatgAATAATAAAAAAGATAATTGACcaatattcagactctttgctgtGAGACTataaatggagctcaggtgcattctgtttccatctGTCATCCTCAACCTGATTTggaataaggctgcaacataacaaaatgtggaacactttccgaatgcattgtgtTTATATAAAAACAAGACAAGCTGTCTACTTGTCTCCAGAGGGGGAGGACCAAGAACTATGGAGACTGAGCCCCAACAAcagagtatctgtactttactccacacattttccctgacacccaaagtactcattacatttccaATGGTCCAATTCTTAAACTtaacaagagaacatccctactgcctctgatctggaagatCAGTTGGTGTGCCTCTGGCTCTCCCTATATAGTAACAAAATGGGTGCTGTttagtttgcttaatataaggaacttgaaagttatacttttgatacttaagtatattttagcaattacataaCACACACGTTCAAACTCATTGGGATATAAAGTCTCACACACGGACAAAGACAGACATCTTTACAATTTCAATGATTATATTTAACAAACCAGTCTTTGGATTCACGGCAGGTATGTTAATTTAACCAGACAGAAAAATGCTGATTCTTCCTAACAAGTCCCACAGGGTTAGGGACAGATACGTGGATCTaatccagggctctccaaccctgttccaggagaGACACCTTCCTGTTGGTTTTTCCTGTAACGgacctgattcagcttatcaaccaacAAATTGTTAGAATCAAGTGCgttagattagggttggagtgaaaacctacaggaaggtatctccaggaacagggttggagtgaaaacctacaggaaggtatctctccaggaacagggttggagtgaaaacctacaggaaggtatctctccaggaacagggttggaattataacctacaggaaggtatctctccaggaacagggttggagtgaaaacctacaggaaggtatctctccaggaacagggttggagtgaaaacctacaggaaggtatctctccaggaacagggttggagttaacctacaggaaggtatctctccaggaacagggttggagtgcccTGCTCTAAGCTACAGGTGAAATTAGAGACAGACCGGTCGGGTGGTTGAAGGTGTCTGTTAGAGTGGGATGTTGGCGTGTTTCTTCCAGGGGTTGGTCTGTTTCTTGGAGGCCAGAACCTCCAGATCCCTACAGATCCTCTTCCGGGTGGTCGACGGCACGATGATGTCATCCACGAACCCTGAAACACACACGGTTACGATGTGGGAGTGGGTGTAATGTTTGTTGGAacggatggagtgtgtgtgtgtgtgtacctctgacAGCAGCAGGGAAAGGGTTGGCGAACTTCTCTACGTATTCAGCCTCCTGCTCTGCCTGGTTGGATTTCCCTCTGAAGATGATCTGTACAGCACCCTGGGAACATGTTAGAGAGGCAGACATGTTGGATGTTTAAGTGAGCACTGACCTTTTCCCATTTTGACATTGTAAATGTTGCCATGGCTAGAAGTATGCTTGCGTTACCTTGGTCTTGTGTCGGAGGTGTGTGTTGCGTTACCTTGGTCTTGTGTCGGAGGTGTGTGTTGCGTTACCTTGGTCTTGTGTCGGAGGTGTGTGTTGCGTTACCTTGGTCTTGTGTCGGAGGTGTGTGTTGCGTTACCTTGGTCTTGTGTCGGAGGTGTGTGTTGCGTTACCTTGGTCTTGTGTCGGAGGTGTGTGTTGCGTTACCTTGGCTCCCATCACGGCCACCTCTGCAGACGGCCAGGCGTAGTTCACATCTCCTCTCAGGTGCTTGGAACTCATGACGTCATACGCTCCTCCGTAGGCCTTCCTAGTGATGATGGTGATCTTGGGGACGGTGGCCTCAGCAAAGGCAAACAGTAGCTTGGCCCCGTGTCGGATGATACCGCCATACTCCTGAGACGTACCTGAGAGAAACGGCAAGGAAGGTGGAATCCTCTGGTTTGAAAAAAATCTAACTTGTTTTGATTAAAAATGACAGTTGATCTCAGTACGGACGTTTCACAATTTATGTGAAAGCTGTTCAGTGAGTCATCTACTTTTTGACGTGCCAATTATTCATGAGGAAAGTCAGACTTGCGCACTACCTGGCAGGAAACCAGGCACGTCCACGAAGGTGAGGATGGGGATGTTGAAAGCGTCACAGAAACGAACGAAGCGAGCTCCCTTCACTGATGAGTTAATGTCCAGacaacctgcacacacacaggagaagtaTCACTACCATTATCATCTTGACCACCACCGTCAACACCACCACCGTCATCACCACAAccgtcatcaccaccaccaccgtcATTATCGTCATcgccaccactaccaccaccaccaccaccgtcaTTATTGTcctcactaccactaccaccgtCATTATTGTCAtcactaccaccattaccacaaCCACCGTCATtgtcatcactaccaccaccaccgtcATTATTGTcctcactaccactaccaccaccaccgtcATTATTGTCAtcactaccaccattaccacaaCCACCGTCATtgtcatcactaccaccaccaccgtcATTAtcgtcaccaccaccactaccaccaccaccaccaccgtcattaccaccattaccaccaccgTCATTATtgtcatcaccaccactaccaccgtCATTAtagtcatcaccaccaccaccgtcATTATCGTCACCATCACAACCGCCGTCAGTATTgtcatcactaccactaccaccaccgtCATTATCGTCACCACCACCGTCATCACCACCACCGCCATTATTGCCATCACCACCACCGTCATTATAGTCACCATCACAACCGCCGTCAGTATTttcatcactaccactaccaccaccgtCATTATcgtcaccaccacaaccaccgtcattaccaccattaccaccaccaccaccgtcattgtcatcaccaccactaccaccgtCATTATCGTCACCATCACAACCGCCGTCAGTATTGTCATCAATACCACCACCGTCATCACCACCACCGTCATTATTGCCATCACCACCACCGTCATTAttgccatcaccaccaccaccgtcATTATCGCCACCATCACAACCGCCGTCAGTATTGTCATCACTACCACTACCGTCATTATCGTCACCACCAccgtcatcaccaccaccatcaccgtCATTATTGCCATCACCACCACCGTCATTAttgccatcaccaccaccaccgtcATTATCGTCACCATCACAACCGCCGTCAGTATTgtcatcactaccactaccaccaccaccgtcATTATAGTCAtcacaaccactaccaccaccaccgtcattgtcatcaccaccaccaccaccgtcattatcaccaccaccaccatcattattgTCACCACCACCGTCATTAttgccatcaccaccaccaccgtcATTATTGTCATCACCGTCATTATCGTAACCATCAAcattaccaccacaccaccaccgtAATAATCGccatcacaaccaccaccaccatcatcatcactaatACATCTGATTCTTCTACTCACCAGACGCTACTTTAGGTTGATTCCCTACAATTCCAACAGTTCGTCCGTTCATGCGAGCGAATCCCACTACGATGTTTTTAGCGTAGTTAGGCATGATCTCAAAGAACTCCCTCTCGTCCGCAATCTAAAGTTAAAACCACAGATCAATAgacaacaggctgtgtgtgtgtgtgtgtgtgtgtgtgtgtgtgtgtgtgtgcgtcctacCCCCTGGATGATGTCCAGCATGTCGTAGGCTTTAGTGGTCTCAAAGGGAACAATGGTGTCCAGACCAGGAACCAGTCTatcactggagaggagagggatgagatcAAACATCCTCCAAAGGCCATTCATATGGATTACATTTCAGGAATATCCCAAATGCCATGGTCAGTTCTGTGATTGGCTAGTCTGTCAGAGGTGTTCTGTGGTTGGGTACCTGGGGTCGTGGCACTCAGTAACGGGGGCGGGGTCCTGGTTGCTAAGGGGAAGGAAGTTGAAGAAGTTGCGGAGGTTGAGCAGAGCATCGATGTCGTTCTCAAACGCACGGTGAGCGACGCCTGACACGGCGGTGTGTGTTTTAGCTCCTCCCAGT
The genomic region above belongs to Oncorhynchus kisutch isolate 150728-3 linkage group LG16, Okis_V2, whole genome shotgun sequence and contains:
- the LOC116354011 gene encoding propionyl-CoA carboxylase beta chain, mitochondrial-like → MAAFAVARSRCVLLSGLKAYFKTFGQVKHGVASAAVAQSELQQQSRRWYSVSHLSVQERIDRKRNAALIGGGQKRIDAQHKRGKLTARERVELLLDKDSFVECDMFVEHRCSDFGMEEDHNKFAGDSVVTGQGRINGRLVYVFSQDFTVFGGSLSGAHAQKICKIMDQAMMVGAPVIGLNDSGGARIQEGVESLAGYADIFLRNVMASGVVPQISLIMGPCAGGAVYSPALTDFTFMVKDTSYLFITGPDVVKSVTNEDVTQEELGGAKTHTAVSGVAHRAFENDIDALLNLRNFFNFLPLSNQDPAPVTECHDPSDRLVPGLDTIVPFETTKAYDMLDIIQGIADEREFFEIMPNYAKNIVVGFARMNGRTVGIVGNQPKVASGCLDINSSVKGARFVRFCDAFNIPILTFVDVPGFLPGTSQEYGGIIRHGAKLLFAFAEATVPKITIITRKAYGGAYDVMSSKHLRGDVNYAWPSAEVAVMGAKGAVQIIFRGKSNQAEQEAEYVEKFANPFPAAVRGFVDDIIVPSTTRKRICRDLEVLASKKQTNPWKKHANIPL